In one Corallococcus sp. EGB genomic region, the following are encoded:
- a CDS encoding short-chain fatty acid transporter — METLVRFAEGLGRFSARFVPSAFAIAVLLTLLTMALALGWVGAAPPAVLDAWGGGFWELLTFSMQMALVMFTGYLLALTAPVKALLEKVASLPGSPRSATALMAAVSMALAYFNWGLSLVASAMLVRFIARRRPDVDYRLLVACAYFGLGATWHAGLSASAPLLVATPGHFLEKQLGVIPIDRTLFSPFNVGLTLATVALLTALAWALHPSPERTVRVEPAVLEKLGDFVPPKKPQGRSSPAEWLDHAWLLNALFGVLGLLWFARHLWLNGGWKALNLNVVNFTFLTLAVLLHGTPARLLKASEEAASVLHGIVLQFPLYAGIYGIFKATGLTDRIGELFVSLSTQKTFPAIVYLYSGVVNYFVPSGGSKWAIEAPYLLDAAGRLGVAPEKVVLAYAWGDMATDLIQPFWALPLLAVARLEFKDILGFLLVAFLAYLPLVTLGFFLFG; from the coding sequence GTGGAAACCCTCGTCCGGTTCGCTGAAGGCCTGGGCCGCTTCTCCGCGCGCTTCGTCCCCAGCGCCTTCGCCATCGCGGTGCTGCTCACCCTGCTCACCATGGCGCTGGCCCTGGGCTGGGTGGGCGCCGCGCCGCCCGCGGTGCTGGACGCGTGGGGGGGCGGCTTCTGGGAGCTGCTCACCTTCTCCATGCAGATGGCGCTGGTGATGTTCACCGGCTACCTGCTCGCGCTCACCGCGCCGGTGAAGGCGCTGCTGGAGAAGGTCGCCAGCCTGCCCGGCAGCCCCCGGAGCGCCACCGCGCTGATGGCGGCGGTGTCCATGGCGCTCGCGTACTTCAACTGGGGCCTGTCGCTGGTGGCCAGCGCCATGCTGGTGCGCTTCATCGCGCGCAGGCGCCCGGACGTGGACTACCGGCTGCTGGTGGCGTGCGCCTACTTCGGGCTGGGCGCCACGTGGCACGCGGGCCTGTCCGCCTCCGCCCCGCTGCTCGTGGCGACGCCGGGCCACTTCCTGGAGAAGCAGCTGGGGGTCATCCCCATCGACCGGACGCTCTTCTCCCCCTTCAACGTGGGCCTCACGCTGGCCACGGTGGCGCTGCTCACGGCGCTGGCGTGGGCGCTCCATCCATCACCGGAGCGCACCGTGCGGGTGGAGCCCGCCGTGCTGGAGAAGCTGGGCGACTTCGTCCCGCCCAAGAAGCCTCAGGGGAGGTCGAGCCCCGCGGAGTGGTTGGACCACGCGTGGCTGCTCAACGCCCTCTTCGGCGTGCTGGGCCTCCTGTGGTTCGCGCGGCACCTGTGGCTCAACGGCGGCTGGAAGGCGCTCAACCTCAACGTGGTGAACTTCACCTTCCTCACGCTGGCGGTGCTGCTGCACGGCACGCCCGCCCGGCTGCTCAAGGCGAGCGAGGAGGCCGCGAGCGTGCTGCACGGCATCGTGCTCCAGTTCCCGCTGTACGCGGGCATCTACGGCATCTTCAAGGCCACGGGGCTCACGGACCGCATCGGGGAGCTCTTCGTGTCGCTGTCCACGCAGAAGACCTTCCCGGCCATCGTGTACCTCTACAGCGGCGTGGTGAACTACTTCGTGCCCTCGGGCGGATCCAAGTGGGCCATCGAAGCGCCCTACCTGCTGGACGCGGCCGGCCGCCTGGGCGTGGCGCCGGAGAAGGTGGTGCTGGCGTACGCGTGGGGCGACATGGCCACGGACCTCATCCAGCCCTTCTGGGCGCTGCCGCTCCTGGCCGTGGCCCGCTTGGAGTTCAAGGACATCCTCGGCTTCCTGCTGGTGGCCTTCCTCGCGTACCTGCCGCTGGTGACGCTGGGCTTCTTCCTGTTCGGATGA
- a CDS encoding ATPase domain-containing protein, with the protein MSPSEQHPPVFDRIATGVPGLDPILGGGLVASGVYIVVGEPGAGKTIFANQLCYSQARQGTRCLYVTLLAESHSRMLANLRSMSFFDAAQLPQRIYYVSGFRMLEEQGLPGLLELLRREMRNHGAGILVLDGLVQAQEAAGSSRDFKKFIHELQVSAGLSRFTALLLTSSVGPTVHPEYTMVDGILELRERTAAMRSWRELQVRKFRGSASLNGAHHFRISDAGLEVFPRLETMVSRAQPPDWGTQRVRFGVPTLDAMIPEGIAAASTTLVMGPPGCGKTILGASHLAEGLRLGEPCLMMSFYEGPDRLLHKAANVGLALGSAVKDGRLVLQWNMPAECNLDLVAHAMLEDVRRRGVKRLFVDGLSAMVETTHEPARISPFFAALTQELRRHGVTTVFTLETPRLFGPDMDVPLGTGLSGVAENLLFMRHLELNGRLRRLLSIFKLRDADYDPTLREFHITSQGIEIQPPFQPAPELLLTGIARFPGNHS; encoded by the coding sequence ATGTCCCCTAGCGAGCAGCACCCCCCTGTCTTCGATCGCATCGCGACGGGGGTCCCCGGGCTGGACCCCATCCTGGGCGGTGGCCTGGTGGCCTCAGGCGTCTACATCGTGGTGGGGGAGCCCGGCGCGGGGAAGACCATCTTCGCCAACCAGCTGTGCTACTCGCAGGCGCGCCAGGGCACCCGCTGCCTGTACGTGACGCTGCTGGCCGAGTCGCACTCGCGCATGCTGGCGAACCTGCGCAGCATGTCGTTCTTCGACGCCGCCCAGCTGCCCCAGCGCATCTACTACGTCAGCGGCTTCCGCATGCTGGAGGAGCAGGGGCTGCCGGGGCTGCTGGAGCTGCTGCGCCGGGAGATGCGCAACCACGGCGCGGGCATCCTGGTGCTGGACGGCCTGGTGCAGGCGCAGGAGGCCGCGGGCAGCAGCCGCGACTTCAAGAAGTTCATCCACGAGCTCCAGGTGTCCGCCGGCCTGTCGCGCTTCACCGCGCTCCTGCTCACCAGCAGCGTGGGCCCCACCGTGCACCCGGAGTACACCATGGTGGACGGCATCCTGGAGCTGCGCGAGCGCACCGCGGCCATGCGCTCCTGGCGTGAGCTGCAGGTGCGCAAGTTCCGGGGCAGCGCCAGCCTCAACGGCGCGCACCACTTCCGCATCTCCGACGCGGGCCTGGAGGTGTTCCCCCGCCTGGAGACCATGGTCAGCCGCGCGCAGCCGCCGGACTGGGGCACGCAGCGCGTGAGGTTCGGCGTGCCCACGCTGGACGCCATGATTCCGGAGGGCATCGCCGCCGCGTCCACCACGCTGGTGATGGGCCCCCCGGGCTGCGGCAAGACCATTCTTGGCGCCAGCCACCTGGCGGAGGGGCTGCGGCTGGGCGAGCCCTGCCTGATGATGAGCTTCTACGAGGGGCCGGACCGGCTGCTGCACAAGGCGGCCAACGTGGGGCTGGCGCTGGGCAGCGCGGTGAAGGACGGCCGGCTGGTGCTCCAGTGGAACATGCCCGCCGAGTGCAACCTGGACCTGGTGGCGCACGCGATGCTGGAGGACGTGCGCAGACGCGGCGTGAAGCGCCTGTTCGTGGACGGGCTGAGCGCCATGGTGGAGACCACCCACGAGCCGGCGCGCATCAGCCCTTTCTTCGCCGCGCTCACCCAGGAATTGCGACGCCACGGGGTGACCACCGTCTTCACGCTGGAGACGCCGCGCCTCTTCGGCCCGGACATGGACGTGCCCCTGGGCACGGGCCTGTCCGGCGTGGCGGAGAACCTGCTGTTCATGCGCCACCTGGAACTCAATGGCCGCCTGCGGCGGCTGCTCTCCATCTTCAAGCTGCGCGACGCGGACTATGATCCGACGCTGCGCGAGTTCCACATCACCTCCCAGGGAATCGAAATCCAGCCGCCCTTCCAGCCGGCGCCCGAGTTGCTGCTCACCGGCATCGCCCGCTTCCCGGGCAACCACTCCTGA
- a CDS encoding response regulator — protein MVPATETVLVVDDEQGILEALADLLREEGYRVLTASHGREALERMSEVKPDLVLTDWMMPVLDGPALIERLQQDPALRHIPVLGMSAVDVNGLKRLYPGMEFLQKPFDIRALMKLVRRALDANPRVRGG, from the coding sequence GTGGTTCCCGCGACCGAGACCGTGCTGGTGGTGGACGACGAACAGGGCATCCTGGAGGCGCTCGCGGACCTTCTCAGGGAGGAGGGCTACCGCGTGCTCACGGCGTCCCATGGCCGCGAGGCCCTGGAGCGCATGTCGGAGGTGAAGCCGGACCTGGTGCTCACGGACTGGATGATGCCCGTGCTGGACGGCCCCGCGCTCATCGAGCGCCTCCAGCAGGACCCGGCGCTGCGCCACATCCCCGTGCTGGGCATGAGCGCGGTGGACGTCAACGGCCTCAAGCGCCTGTACCCGGGCATGGAGTTCCTCCAGAAGCCGTTCGACATCCGAGCCCTGATGAAGCTGGTGCGCAGGGCCCTGGACGCGAATCCCCGCGTCCGGGGAGGGTGA
- a CDS encoding DUF5985 family protein translates to MAEAVYILCGLTSAACALLLLRAWRRTRMRLLLYSGLCFTVFTLNNVLLFADLVLIQTMDLSLARTVTSLMGAGVLLFGLIWDVS, encoded by the coding sequence ATGGCTGAGGCGGTCTACATCCTGTGTGGGCTGACGAGCGCGGCGTGCGCGCTGCTGCTCTTGCGCGCCTGGCGGCGCACGCGGATGCGGCTGCTGCTCTACAGCGGCCTGTGCTTCACGGTCTTCACCTTGAACAACGTGCTGCTCTTCGCGGACCTGGTGCTCATCCAGACGATGGACCTGTCGTTGGCGCGCACCGTCACGTCGCTCATGGGAGCTGGCGTGTTGCTCTTTGGCCTCATCTGGGACGTGTCCTGA
- a CDS encoding DUF5985 family protein, translated as MLKTLLDGAVLMAYLACALFFLRFYLQSKDRLFALFSLAFTLMGVHNLLGALLAPTLDAERIHYLYVVRLMAYLLILGAIWDKNRAGRGAR; from the coding sequence ATGTTGAAGACCCTGCTCGATGGCGCGGTGTTGATGGCGTACCTGGCGTGCGCCCTGTTCTTCCTGCGCTTCTATCTCCAGTCGAAGGACCGGCTGTTCGCGCTGTTCTCCCTGGCCTTCACGCTGATGGGCGTGCACAACCTGTTGGGCGCGCTGTTGGCGCCGACGTTGGATGCCGAGCGCATCCACTACCTGTACGTCGTGCGCCTGATGGCCTACCTGCTCATCCTGGGGGCCATCTGGGACAAGAACCGCGCGGGGCGCGGAGCCCGGTGA
- a CDS encoding aldo/keto reductase, with product MTTTSLPRFTPRRALGRTGFTATAVGIGDLADRTVPRAELVATLARALDAGLNVIDTAPGYEDGFSEEVVGEALRGRREGVFVIDKVDVLDAPVAPQVEASLQRLGLPSVDLFVLHAVKSLAQWEELARPGGAMEQLEACVAKGKARFKGISCHHPDALVAAVRSGRCDVVMFPLGPFVDARYVEQVLPLARSLGVGVVSFKTFGAGKLLGDTEGYGRPLQARPRGKVGSGGEARDTPVLPHLSVAECVRYTLTLEPDVMLMGMGFPNEQDAALQAAAAFQPLDAPGMQAVRERAHAAIQGKGAVWWNPPSPEVTAR from the coding sequence ATGACCACGACCTCGCTTCCCCGCTTCACCCCGCGCCGCGCGTTGGGGCGCACGGGCTTCACCGCGACGGCGGTGGGCATTGGCGACCTGGCGGACCGCACGGTGCCGCGCGCGGAGCTGGTCGCCACGCTCGCGCGGGCCTTGGACGCGGGGCTCAACGTCATCGACACGGCGCCCGGCTACGAAGACGGCTTCAGTGAGGAGGTGGTGGGCGAGGCGCTGCGCGGCCGTCGCGAGGGGGTGTTCGTCATCGACAAGGTGGACGTGCTGGACGCGCCGGTGGCGCCGCAGGTGGAGGCGTCCCTCCAGCGGCTGGGCCTGCCGTCGGTGGACCTGTTCGTGCTGCACGCGGTGAAGTCGCTGGCGCAGTGGGAGGAGCTGGCCCGGCCGGGCGGCGCGATGGAGCAGCTGGAGGCGTGCGTGGCGAAGGGGAAGGCGCGCTTCAAGGGCATCTCCTGCCACCACCCGGATGCGCTGGTGGCGGCGGTGCGGTCCGGGCGGTGCGACGTGGTGATGTTCCCGCTGGGGCCGTTCGTGGACGCGCGCTACGTGGAGCAGGTGCTGCCCCTGGCGCGGTCGCTCGGCGTGGGGGTGGTGTCCTTCAAGACGTTCGGTGCGGGCAAGCTGTTGGGGGACACGGAGGGCTACGGCCGGCCGCTCCAGGCGCGTCCGCGCGGCAAGGTCGGCTCCGGCGGCGAGGCGCGTGACACGCCCGTGCTGCCGCATCTGTCGGTGGCGGAGTGCGTGCGGTACACGCTGACGCTGGAGCCAGACGTGATGCTGATGGGGATGGGGTTCCCGAACGAACAGGACGCCGCGCTCCAGGCGGCCGCGGCCTTCCAGCCCCTGGACGCGCCGGGGATGCAGGCGGTGAGGGAGCGGGCGCACGCCGCCATCCAGGGGAAGGGGGCGGTGTGGTGGAACCCGCCTTCACCCGAGGTCACGGCGCGCTGA
- a CDS encoding GAF domain-containing protein: MPEPSLEPSTEPVGAPPPPPSAAMTNGVSTGEVAASAPLAVMREPSSAREEGRFAFLARAGEVLASSLDEPTVLRQLAELVVPELADWCAVDVVTPSHKVVRRAATHRDPALVPVVYAIGERWALQESGSRNITHVLRTGEARLIPEVSEQAFLEAARGNAALEDTWRLGCRSVMVVPLVARGRVLGCMSLMSGTAGRFGEPDLELARGLARSAALSLDNARLYGEARQAQARTARLQAVTAALSRAASEDAVAQVLAREVWEASGATRVAVLALEEDGLVRPLRVLGDSEAALDVFDRLASGAARTRTEDIRREAGWFGSLEEFIARHPEGADCARRQGPGARAVVPLWGETRVRGLLLLGWPEPRVFPDAERAFLEALAHQCAQALERAALYEALRERTERLRQALVTGDMGTWRLDLVRGKELRDAALNHMLGLPAVDSSVPVGDLLGLLHPEDRPHVEAEFHRFQREAPAFFELEFRVVRRDGGVRWLHSVGQSFAGPDGKVAELTGAMADITRRKEAEERLQLLLDASRVLALRMDDVEEALPEVARLVVDHVATGCLVDLTAPDGGLRRVTAAHRVATHDARLKAALEDMGRGPAHPALQCFRTGEPCFLSRVDFKRCDDVSTSDAHRELVDSLAPTSVLSVPLRTRGRMLGVITLFTAEPQRTLVAADVTMAEELALRVSVALENARLFHDAQSAVRLRDEFLSVASHELKTPLTSLILQHNLLGRALEAAGTPGPVTGRLGTAQRQVLRLTALVDNLLDVSRLSLGKLSLERAEVDLSQLTRDAVERLENVFAQARCPVKLDLPRTLTGHWDAQRLDQVLVNLLTNAAKYGAGHPVSVRAGVDARGEAWVEVRDEGIGIEADALPRLFGRFERAVSERHYGGMGLGLYISRQIVEALGGRIDVDSQPGQGATFTLRLPRSLAEAQPLPPRV, translated from the coding sequence ATGCCTGAACCGTCCCTCGAGCCCTCGACCGAGCCCGTTGGCGCGCCACCGCCGCCGCCGTCCGCCGCGATGACGAATGGCGTCTCGACCGGGGAGGTCGCGGCGTCCGCTCCCCTGGCCGTCATGCGGGAGCCATCCTCGGCCCGGGAGGAGGGCCGCTTCGCCTTCCTGGCCCGCGCGGGCGAGGTGCTTGCGTCGTCGCTGGATGAGCCCACGGTGCTGCGCCAGCTGGCGGAGCTGGTGGTGCCGGAGCTGGCGGACTGGTGCGCGGTGGATGTCGTCACGCCTTCGCACAAGGTGGTCCGAAGGGCCGCGACGCACCGGGACCCGGCGCTCGTGCCAGTCGTGTATGCCATTGGCGAGCGCTGGGCCCTCCAGGAGAGCGGCTCCCGGAACATCACCCACGTGCTGCGCACCGGCGAGGCGCGCCTCATCCCGGAGGTGTCCGAGCAGGCGTTCCTGGAGGCGGCGCGGGGCAACGCGGCCCTGGAGGACACCTGGCGCCTGGGGTGCCGGTCCGTGATGGTGGTGCCGCTGGTGGCGCGCGGGCGGGTGCTGGGATGTATGTCATTGATGTCCGGCACGGCCGGCCGCTTTGGCGAACCCGACCTGGAGCTGGCGCGGGGGCTGGCCCGCAGCGCCGCGCTGTCGCTGGACAACGCGCGCCTGTATGGCGAGGCCCGTCAGGCCCAGGCGCGCACGGCGCGGCTGCAGGCGGTGACGGCGGCGCTGTCGCGAGCGGCCAGCGAGGACGCGGTGGCGCAGGTGCTGGCGCGCGAGGTGTGGGAGGCGAGCGGCGCCACGCGCGTCGCGGTGCTGGCGCTGGAGGAGGACGGCCTCGTGCGCCCGTTGCGCGTGCTGGGGGACTCCGAGGCCGCGCTGGACGTCTTCGACCGCCTGGCGAGCGGTGCCGCCCGGACGAGGACTGAGGACATCCGGCGCGAGGCGGGGTGGTTCGGCTCGCTGGAGGAGTTCATCGCGCGCCATCCGGAGGGCGCGGACTGCGCGCGCCGCCAGGGGCCGGGGGCCCGCGCGGTGGTGCCGCTGTGGGGCGAGACGCGCGTGCGCGGCCTGCTGCTGCTCGGGTGGCCGGAGCCGCGTGTCTTCCCGGACGCGGAGCGCGCGTTCCTCGAAGCACTGGCGCACCAGTGCGCACAGGCGCTGGAGCGGGCCGCGCTCTACGAGGCGCTGCGCGAGCGCACGGAACGCCTGCGGCAGGCGCTGGTGACGGGCGACATGGGGACGTGGCGCCTGGACCTGGTGCGTGGCAAGGAGCTGCGCGACGCGGCGCTCAACCACATGCTGGGCCTGCCGGCGGTGGACTCCTCGGTGCCGGTGGGGGACCTGCTGGGGCTGCTCCACCCGGAGGACCGGCCGCACGTGGAGGCGGAGTTCCACCGCTTCCAGCGCGAGGCGCCAGCCTTCTTCGAGTTGGAGTTCCGCGTGGTGCGCCGCGACGGAGGCGTGCGCTGGCTGCACAGCGTGGGGCAGTCCTTCGCCGGGCCGGACGGGAAGGTGGCGGAGCTCACCGGCGCCATGGCGGACATCACCCGGCGCAAGGAGGCCGAGGAGCGGCTGCAGCTGCTGCTGGACGCGAGCCGCGTGCTGGCGCTGCGCATGGACGACGTGGAGGAGGCGCTGCCGGAGGTGGCGCGGCTGGTGGTGGACCATGTGGCCACCGGCTGTCTGGTGGACCTGACCGCGCCGGACGGCGGCTTGCGGCGGGTGACGGCGGCCCACCGCGTGGCCACGCACGACGCGCGGCTCAAGGCGGCGCTGGAGGACATGGGCCGGGGGCCCGCGCACCCGGCGCTCCAGTGCTTCCGGACCGGCGAGCCCTGCTTCCTGTCGCGCGTGGACTTCAAGCGCTGCGACGACGTCTCCACGAGCGACGCGCACCGCGAGCTGGTGGACAGCCTGGCGCCCACGTCGGTGCTGTCGGTGCCGCTGCGCACGCGGGGCCGCATGCTGGGCGTCATCACGCTCTTCACCGCCGAGCCCCAGCGCACGCTGGTGGCCGCGGACGTGACCATGGCGGAGGAGCTGGCGCTGCGGGTGAGCGTGGCGCTGGAGAACGCGCGCCTCTTCCACGACGCCCAGTCCGCGGTGCGCCTGCGCGACGAGTTCCTCTCCGTGGCGAGCCACGAGCTGAAGACGCCGCTCACCAGCCTCATCCTCCAGCACAACCTCCTGGGCCGGGCGCTGGAGGCGGCGGGCACGCCAGGCCCCGTCACCGGGAGGCTGGGCACCGCGCAGCGGCAGGTGCTGCGGCTGACGGCCCTGGTGGACAACCTGCTGGACGTGAGCCGGCTGTCCCTGGGCAAGCTGTCGCTGGAGCGCGCGGAGGTGGACCTGTCGCAGCTCACGCGCGACGCGGTGGAGCGGCTGGAGAACGTGTTCGCGCAGGCGCGGTGTCCGGTGAAGCTGGACCTGCCGCGCACGCTGACGGGCCACTGGGACGCGCAGCGGTTGGACCAGGTGCTGGTGAACCTGCTCACCAACGCGGCGAAGTACGGCGCGGGCCACCCGGTGTCGGTGCGCGCGGGCGTGGACGCGCGCGGCGAGGCCTGGGTGGAGGTGCGCGACGAGGGCATCGGCATCGAGGCGGACGCGCTGCCGCGCCTCTTCGGCCGCTTCGAGCGCGCGGTGAGCGAGCGGCACTACGGCGGCATGGGGCTGGGGCTCTACATCAGCCGCCAGATTGTCGAGGCGCTGGGCGGCCGCATCGACGTGGACAGCCAGCCGGGGCAGGGCGCCACCTTCACGCTGCGGCTGCCCCGGAGCCTGGCCGAGGCTCAGCCCCTGCCTCCCCGCGTGTGA
- a CDS encoding DUF779 domain-containing protein, with the protein MPVPRVDATPAAEALLRKMQGLHGPLLFHQSGGCCDGSAPMCFPRGDFRVGQEDVYLGEIVGTPFYISGPQFQLWRHTHLTVDVVPGRGSGFSVEAPEGVRFLIRSRLFTDDEYRALEQEGPPPKGPQH; encoded by the coding sequence ATGCCCGTGCCGCGCGTCGACGCCACGCCGGCCGCCGAGGCCCTGCTTCGCAAGATGCAGGGCCTCCACGGCCCGCTGCTCTTCCACCAGTCCGGCGGCTGCTGCGACGGCAGCGCGCCCATGTGCTTCCCGCGCGGGGACTTCCGCGTGGGACAGGAGGACGTGTACCTGGGTGAAATCGTCGGCACGCCCTTCTACATCTCCGGCCCGCAGTTCCAGCTCTGGCGCCACACCCACCTCACCGTGGACGTGGTGCCCGGGCGCGGCAGCGGCTTCTCCGTCGAGGCCCCGGAGGGCGTGCGCTTCCTCATCCGCTCACGCCTGTTCACGGACGACGAGTACCGCGCGCTCGAACAGGAAGGGCCTCCACCCAAGGGGCCCCAGCACTGA
- the adh gene encoding aldehyde dehydrogenase: protein MSKVYEAPGQKGSKVEYKSRYGNYIGGEFVPPVKGQYFENISPVTGRPFCEIPRSTAEDIEKALDAAHKAKDAWGRTAAGERANILLKIADRMEQNLEMLAVSETWDNGKPVRETLAADLPLAIDHFRYFAGCLRGQEGTLSQLDDNTVAYHFNEPLGVVGQIIPWNFPLLMAAWKLAPALAAGNCVVLKPAEQTPVTILKFAELVGDLLPPGVLNIVNGFGIEAGKPLASNKRIAKIAFTGETTTGRLIMQYASENIIPVTLELGGKSPNIFFEDVFAKDDDFAQKALEGFAMFALNQGEVCTCPSRSLVAERFYDEFIAKAVERTKRIVQGNPLDTATQIGAQASNDQLEKILSYLDIGKKEGAKVLTGGGRKALPGALAEGFYVEPTIFEGHNKMRIFQEEIFGPVVAVTKFKTAEDALALANDSLYGLGAGVWTRDTNTAYRMGRGIQAGRVWVNCYHLYPAHAAFGGYKQSGIGRETHKMMLNHYQQTKNMLVSYDPKPMGFF, encoded by the coding sequence ATGTCGAAGGTCTATGAAGCTCCGGGTCAGAAGGGCAGCAAGGTCGAGTACAAGAGCCGCTACGGCAACTACATCGGCGGTGAGTTCGTCCCGCCCGTGAAGGGCCAGTACTTCGAGAACATCAGCCCCGTCACCGGCCGCCCCTTCTGCGAGATTCCGCGGTCCACGGCGGAGGACATCGAGAAGGCGCTGGACGCGGCGCACAAGGCGAAGGACGCGTGGGGCCGGACGGCCGCGGGCGAGCGGGCCAACATCCTGCTGAAGATCGCCGACCGCATGGAGCAGAACCTGGAGATGCTCGCCGTCTCCGAGACGTGGGACAACGGCAAGCCCGTGCGCGAGACGCTCGCCGCGGACCTGCCGCTGGCCATCGACCACTTCCGCTACTTCGCGGGGTGCCTCCGCGGACAGGAAGGCACGCTCAGCCAGCTGGACGACAACACCGTCGCCTACCACTTCAATGAGCCGCTGGGCGTCGTGGGGCAGATCATCCCGTGGAACTTCCCGCTGCTGATGGCCGCGTGGAAGCTGGCCCCCGCGCTCGCCGCCGGCAACTGCGTGGTGCTCAAGCCCGCGGAGCAGACCCCCGTCACCATCCTCAAGTTCGCGGAGCTGGTGGGCGACCTGCTCCCCCCCGGCGTGCTCAACATCGTGAACGGCTTCGGCATCGAGGCCGGCAAGCCGCTCGCCAGCAACAAGCGCATCGCGAAAATCGCCTTCACGGGGGAGACGACCACCGGCCGCCTCATCATGCAGTACGCCTCCGAGAACATCATCCCGGTCACCCTGGAGCTGGGCGGCAAGTCCCCCAACATCTTCTTCGAGGACGTCTTCGCCAAGGACGACGACTTCGCCCAGAAGGCGCTGGAGGGCTTCGCCATGTTCGCCCTCAACCAGGGCGAGGTGTGCACCTGCCCGTCGCGCTCGCTCGTCGCCGAGCGCTTCTACGACGAGTTCATCGCGAAGGCCGTGGAGCGCACGAAGCGCATCGTGCAGGGCAACCCGCTGGACACCGCCACGCAGATTGGTGCGCAGGCGTCCAACGACCAGCTGGAGAAGATCCTCAGCTACCTGGACATCGGCAAGAAGGAGGGCGCGAAGGTGCTCACCGGCGGCGGGCGCAAGGCGCTGCCCGGCGCGCTGGCGGAGGGCTTCTACGTGGAGCCCACCATCTTCGAAGGCCACAACAAGATGCGCATCTTCCAGGAGGAGATCTTCGGCCCCGTCGTCGCGGTGACGAAGTTCAAGACCGCGGAGGACGCGCTCGCGCTGGCCAATGACTCGCTCTACGGCCTGGGCGCCGGCGTGTGGACGCGCGACACGAACACCGCGTACCGCATGGGCCGGGGCATCCAGGCGGGCCGCGTCTGGGTGAACTGCTACCACCTGTACCCCGCGCACGCGGCGTTCGGCGGCTACAAGCAGTCCGGCATCGGGCGCGAGACGCACAAGATGATGCTCAATCACTACCAGCAGACGAAGAACATGCTCGTCAGCTACGACCCCAAGCCCATGGGCTTCTTCTAG
- a CDS encoding phosphoribosyltransferase — MQLFRDRFDAGRALGQRLHVRLGGRGDLLVLALPRGGVPVGFEVARALGAPLDVFVVRKLGTPGHEELAMGAIATGGVRVLNESVVRGLGIPGSAITAVAEREARELVRREKLFRDGRPPARVEGRTAILVDDGLATGSTMRAALRALRQQGPASIVVAVPVAAPETCESFQEEADAVLCVHTPTPFYAVGQWYEDFTQTTDDEVRELLARAAHEEGAAHHG; from the coding sequence ATGCAATTGTTTCGAGACCGCTTCGACGCCGGGCGTGCGTTGGGCCAACGGCTTCACGTGCGGCTCGGGGGGAGGGGTGACCTGTTGGTGCTGGCGCTGCCGCGCGGCGGCGTGCCGGTGGGGTTCGAGGTCGCTCGGGCGCTGGGGGCGCCGCTGGACGTGTTCGTGGTGCGCAAGCTCGGGACGCCGGGGCACGAGGAGCTGGCCATGGGGGCGATCGCCACGGGCGGTGTGCGGGTCCTCAACGAGAGCGTCGTGCGGGGGTTGGGGATTCCCGGGTCGGCCATCACGGCGGTCGCGGAGCGCGAGGCTCGGGAGCTGGTCCGGCGGGAGAAGCTCTTCCGCGACGGCAGGCCGCCGGCGCGTGTGGAGGGGCGGACGGCCATCCTGGTGGATGACGGGTTGGCCACGGGCTCCACCATGCGGGCGGCGCTCCGGGCGCTTCGCCAGCAGGGGCCCGCGAGCATCGTGGTGGCCGTGCCGGTGGCGGCGCCGGAGACGTGCGAGTCGTTCCAGGAGGAGGCGGACGCGGTCCTCTGCGTCCACACGCCGACGCCGTTCTACGCGGTGGGCCAGTGGTACGAGGACTTCACGCAGACCACCGACGACGAGGTGCGCGAGCTGCTGGCGCGAGCGGCGCATGAAGAAGGGGCGGCCCATCATGGCTGA